One part of the Bacteroidota bacterium genome encodes these proteins:
- a CDS encoding oxidoreductase, giving the protein MEKIQMKTAIIAGASGLIGKQLLYNLIEAGEYETVIALVRKELSIASPKLKQVITDFDDLTMVQHLLKANDVFCCLGTTIKKAGSQAEFRKVDYKYCYQLAKETYKQGSQNFYLVSALGANPLSTIFYNRVKGETEEAIKHIAFNSFYVFRPSLLLGDRREFRLGEKLAQVVMKPFSLFMLGGLKKYKPIEASVIAKAMYKVAQKNAKGVIIIENEAIPSYA; this is encoded by the coding sequence ATAGGCAAACAACTTTTGTATAACTTAATAGAAGCAGGTGAGTACGAAACGGTAATAGCTTTGGTAAGAAAAGAATTATCCATTGCTTCGCCCAAGCTGAAACAGGTAATTACTGATTTTGATGATTTAACAATGGTACAGCACTTATTGAAAGCCAATGATGTTTTTTGTTGCCTTGGTACTACCATTAAAAAAGCAGGCAGCCAGGCTGAGTTTAGAAAAGTAGATTACAAATATTGTTATCAGTTAGCCAAAGAAACATATAAGCAAGGCTCGCAAAATTTTTATTTGGTATCGGCTTTGGGTGCCAATCCGCTTTCTACTATTTTTTATAACAGGGTGAAAGGTGAAACAGAAGAAGCCATTAAACATATAGCATTTAATAGTTTTTATGTGTTCAGGCCTTCTTTATTGTTAGGTGATAGGAGGGAGTTTAGGTTGGGTGAAAAACTAGCGCAAGTTGTTATGAAACCATTTTCGTTATTTATGTTGGGTGGTCTTAAAAAATACAAACCAATAGAAGCATCGGTAATAGCTAAGGCTATGTATAAAGTGGCTCAAAAAAATGCAAAAGGAGTTATTATTATAGAAAATGAAGCCATCCCTTCTTACGCGTAA